The following is a genomic window from Hymenobacter monticola.
CACTATTTTGGACAAGATTTCGCGCTCCGGCTACGAGAGCCTGAGCAAGGAAGAAAAGCAGAAGCTGTTCCGGGCCAGCCAGCATTAGGACCGTCGAAGGCAATGAAAAAGCGTGGTTGGTGGCTGCTTCTGCTGTGCTTGGGGCTGCACGTTGGCCCGGCCCGGGCCTGCCTCAACGACCATGCCGCCACCAAGCTGGACGGCACGTGGCAAAGCTCAGACGATGAAAGCATGGTCATGGGCCCGGTTCCGGTAGGGCGAAACCTGGCGGCCGAAGCCCTGGCCAACCGGCGTCGCCTGCAACAGTTCGACAGCCTCTGGCGCACCCGCCACCGGTTGGCCGATTACGCCGGCTACGGCCTGACGCTGGTTTACCTGGGGCGCTACGCTGAGGCGCGCAAAGTGTTTGAGCAACTGGACACCTGGCGGCCCAACCAGTACGAAACTGCTGCCAACCTGGGCACCGTGTACGAGCTGCTGGGCAACCCTTATTTGGCGCTGAAATGGATACAGAAATCCATTCAACTCAATCCCCGTTCGCACCAGGGCACGGAGTGGCTGCACGTCAATATTTTGCAGGCCAAGCTGCGCGGGGCGCGGGCCATCAACTCCGAGTACCTGCTGGGGGTTGATTTCGGCGAGGGCGCGGCCCCGGTGCCGGGCCTGCGTGGCAGCCGGCCGCTCGATTCCATTCAACACGCGCTTTACTACCAATTATCGGAGCGCCTGAGCTTTGTGCGCCCGCCCGACCCCATTGTGGCGCAGTTGCTGTTCAACCTCGGCAACGTTTATGCGCTGACCAGCAACCTGGAATCATCGGAGCGGGTGTATGCCGAAGCTGAGCGCTATGGCTACCACGGCCAGTTGCTGCGGAAGCGGAAGGCCTACTTCTGGTGGCTGCGGGCCGGAACAGACATTATTCCCCAGCTTATCTTGGTGGCGCTGCTTGGCTTGGTCGGATTTGGCTGCTGGCGGCTGGGCAAAGTCCTGCGCCGCCGCTTTGTCCGGCCGGCCTAGCCCGGAGTTGTGCCTGAGCACCTGAAGTGTGCATGCGCGCCGCTTCGGACAGCCGCCAGCCCGCTGCAGAACCGTGTGAGGTGCTATTTTAGCAACCCCAACGCCATTCGTCGCTCATGTTTTCGGCCGCCCGTATTCAAGCCCTGCGCAAAAGCAAAGGTTATTCGCAAGAGCTGCTGGCCGAGCAGTCCGGAGTGAGCTTGCGCACCATTCAGCGGGTGGAGCAGGGCGAAACCGTGCCGCGTGGCCACACCGTGCAGGCCCTGGCCGCAGCCCTGGACGTACCGCTGGAGGCGCTGCTGGCTTTGCCGAAGCCAGTGGCAGAAGCCACAATGGAGCCGTCGGGTTCGGTACCCGTGCCCGGGGCGCCGGCAGTTTCGCGGCTGCCTGACGCGCCCGCTCCACTATTGACGCCTGCCGCCCCTGCGCCGCCCGCAAGTTCCGCCTTGCCCTCCGACCCGCAAGCCCTGGAGCTGCTCAACCTGAGTGCGCTCTGCCTGCTGGTGTTTCCATTCCTCAACCTGCTGGCGCCCTACCTGCTTTGGCGCAAGCACCGCCACGACACGGCCCACGCCGCCGAAGTGGGCCGCCGGGTGCTCGGGTTTCAGGTGCTGTGGCAGGTGGCCAGCTTCTTCAGCTACCTGATGGTGCTGCTGCTGCAAGCCGCCATGTTCTTCTACTTCGGGGTGGTGCTGAAGGGCGTCTTTCTCGGCGTTTTCGTGCTCACTTATTTGGTCAATGTCGTGACGGTGGGCTACAACCAGCTGCTGTTGCGGCGCGGCCAACTCGATATTTACCCCATTCGGCTTTAACTGGAGGTGAAATTATAGTGATTGCAGGACAATAAGTTATGGCAAGTGGCGGCAAAATGTCGCCACAATGGCGCCGGGAGTGGGGGAGGTAGCCGGGTAGGTTTGACCCGTCAACCACCGCTCATTTCTGCACCCATGAAAACCCTCTCCAAAATCCTGCTGGCCATCTTCGCGCTGTTTGTGCTCAGCGGCATCGGTGGCTATTTCTACTTCCGCAAGCAGTTCCAGGCGCCGGCCAATCAGCTCACGGTTTCGCAGCTGCCCGCCACTTCCCGCTTCGCATGGCGGGCCGATACCACCGGCTCGCACATCACGCCCCACGCCGTGCTGCTGGTGCCCGTGACGCTGCCCAACTGCCCGCGCACCTGCTACCTGCAGTTCGACACCGGCGCGCCCTACTCGTTGCTCTACTCGCACGCGCTGGCCGCCCTCCAGGCCCGCTACCCCGCCACCGGCCCGGCCCTAAAACCCCAGGCCGACGCCCTCCAGAACTTTCAGTTCGCCATCGGCCAAGGCCAGGTAGCGGCGCGCACCATTCGGGTGCGTGAAATGGGTGCCCGCACGTTGCCCGCCGACAGCGCTGCGCCTTTCGTCATTGGTACCCTGGGCACCGACGTGCTGGAAGGCCGCGTGCTCATCATCGACTACGCCCGCCAGCGCTTCGAACTGCGCACCAACGTGCCCGATAGCCTAGCCCGTCAGGCCGTATTTGCTCCCATGACTTTTGAGCAGCGCCGCCTGCTGCTCAACGCCGGCCTGAAGGAGGCCGACAAACAGCTGTATTTCGACTCTGGAAGCAGCGCCTTCGCCTTGCTTACCTCGCAGGCTACCTGGCAGGAAATGGCACGGCCGGGCGCACCCGACCAAGTCACGCCGGTCAATTCCTGGGGCAAAACCCTGACAGCCCACACCGTGCCCACTGCCGCCAGCCTGCAGATTGGCACCAGGACCCTCCCGCTGGGTACCGTCACCTACATCGACGGCACCAGCTTCATGGAGCGCATGCTGATGCAGTTTTCCGGCATGGGCGGTATGCTCGGCAACGAAGTTTTCAGCCAACACACCCTGATTCTGGACGTGAAGGGCCGTCGGTACGGATTGGTGTCCCGCTAGCCATAGGCCAACTCAATCAGTAGATGTCGTATTTGATATCAGGCCGGTCATGGGTATAGAAGTAGGCATAGTTCGAGCACATCTCTTCCCAGCCCGCTTCGGTGGTGAACTTCTCCTTCATCACATCCTCCCAGGCCAGGCGCATTTGCCGGGCGCACACCAGGGGGCGAACCTGGCCCACGCCCGTGCCCAGCCCCGGCACAGCCAGCGTTTTTACCACGTCGCTTACAGCCTGGCCGGAAGCCAGCTTGCCGTAGCGCACCAGCGTCAGGATGGCTTTCATGGCCAGGTACACATTGGGGCCGCGCGTGATGGTCATGGGCGTACGCATGGTTGGCGCCGCTATCAGGTAGGGGAAGTTGGCGTGGCCAGTCGGAATGATTTCCGCCTGGCCCACCAGTAACTCTCCGTAATATTTCTCGCGGATAATGCGCTGCAGGTCCTTTTCCAGGTGCCAGCCCAGGTTTTTGGAGATGGCAAAATCCAGCCCGCCGTTCATGTAGCCGAAGCTGTTGGCCGGGCTGATGAGCGCATCGGCGGGGTAATCGAAAATGGAGCCGAGGCGAACGGTAACTTGCGGTACGTCGGCAAAAACTTTTTCCCAGGCGTCAGTAATTTCTGGGTTGGTGGCAATCAGGTTTAGGTGCATGAATAAGATTTAGCCCGCAAGATACTGGCTGCTAGCCGCATTCAAACAGAAAGGCCGCCCCGCACAATGCGAAGCGGCCTTTCAGCTTAAGCAAATGCTTCAAAAACTACGCCGGCTGGGCAGCGCTCATTTTGTCGAGGGCGTCCATCACCTCTTTCACGTGGCCGCGCGAGGTTTCGAGCAGGGCTTTCTCTTCGTCGTTTAGTTGCAGCTCAATCACCTTCTCGATGCCGTTTTTGCCCAGGATAACCGGGGCGCCCAGGTACACGCCGTCGATGCCGTACTCGCCTTCCAGCTTGATGCACACCGGGAACACGCGGCGCTGGTCGCGCACGATGGCTTCCACCATCTGGGCCGCGGCCGCGCCGGGGGCGTACCAGGCCGAGGTGCCCATCAGCTTCACCAGTTCGCCGCCGCCGTTGGTGGTGCGGGCCACAATGGCGTCCAGCTCTTCTTTGCCAATGAGTTCCGTTACGGGGATGCCGCCCACGGTGGTGTAGCGGGGCAGGGGCACCATGGTGTCGCCGTGGCCGCCCATGAGCACGGCCTGAATGTCTTTCGGGCTCACGTTCAGGGCCTCGGCCAGGAAGGCGCGGTAGCGGGCCGTGTCCAGAATGCCGGCCATGCCGAACACCTTGGTGCGGTCGAGGCCGGAGGTGAGGTGGGCCTGGTAAGTCATCACGTCGAGCGGGTTGCTCACGATGATGATGATGGCGTTGGGCGAGTACTTCACCACCTGCTCGGTCACCGATTTCACGATGCCGGCGTTGGTCGAAATTAGGTCGTCGCGAGTCATGCCGGGCTTGCGGGGCAGGCCCGAGGTAATCACTACCACATCAGAACCGGCCGTACGGCTGTAGTCGCCGGTCACGCCCACCGTGCGCGAGTCGTAGCCGATGATGGGCGCTTTTTGCCAGATGTCGAGGGCTTTGCCTTCGGCGAAACCTTCCTTGATGTCAACCAGAACAATTTCGTTGGCGATTTCACGCGTGGCGAGCACATCGGCGCAGGTTGCGCCCACGTTGCCGGCTCCGACTACGGTAACTTTCATTGGGATGGGAGTTGGATGAGAAAACGATGTCGGCCGTAAAAGTAAGGCCGAATGCAAATTGTGCGGGCAGAAAATCCGGGTTTTTACTGGGACGGTTGATACATCGCTCCGCGTCCGCTACATCCGCTGCACCGTAAGCACCCGCTCGGTAGCGTCCTCCACCTTGAATCGGTCGTCGACGCGCCAGCCCACCACCCAGCAGATTTTGCCGTCGGCCGAGGTGAGCACGCGCACCTCATCTTTCAAATTGAGCGGCACTTTCTGGTCAATTAAAAAGTCGCTGAGCAGCTTCTTGCCCTTCATGCCCAGCGGCATAAACCAGTCGCCTTCCTGCCAGCGGCGCAAGGTGAGCGGGAATTTCAGCTTGTCGGCATCCAGCGCCGCCGTGCTTTTCGAGCGCGGGATGATGAAGTGCTTTGCGTCATCGTGTAGCTCAGCCTTGAGGCGCATGCCGTCGGCCAGCAAATCGGTTTGGCCCGCCACCAGCTGGAAGGTGCCGTATTGCGACGTGCGCCGCGGGGTGATGACCAGATGCTCCCGGTCCTTCACCAGCCGGTGCGTGGGCGAGTCAAACCGCCGACCGCTCTCGCCGCCAAACGCCGCTACAATGTCCTTCACCACCGGCCACGAAAAGCCGAAAGGCCGCAGCAACTCGTGCAGTACCAACGTAGTAGCCGCCGTTTTTTGCAGCGTGCTGATGTTTAAATAGGTCACCTCGTCCTCGTCGCGGCGGGCCTGGGCGGCGGTATCCTCCACGTAGCGGCGCACAATTTCTTCGGCTCCACCCACGCGCTCGGCGGTGGCGGCCATGGTTTGGTCGAGGTTGGGGTTGATTTCGCGCAGCACGGGCAGCACCTCGTGGCGCAGCAGGTTGCGCTGGTACACGGGGCTGTCGTTGCTGTCGTCTTCGCGCCAGCGCAGGCCGCGCTCCACCAGGTAGTCGTGCAGGTCGTCGCGGCCCAGGCCCAGCAGTGGGCGCACCACGTGGCCATTTTTCACCTGAATGCCGTGCAGGCCGGCCAGGCCGGTGCCGTGCGTGAGGTTGAGAATCATGGTTTCGGCCTGGTCGCGCTGGTGGTGGGCGGTGGCAATGGCGGCCAGCTGCTCCCGTTCCCGCACTTCTTCAAACCAGCGGTAGCGCAGCAGGCGGGCCGCCATTTGCGTTGAAATGCCTTCCTGCTCGGCAAATTCCTTGGTGCGGAAAAACTCGGCAAAGTAGGGGAGGCCGTACTGCTTGGCCAGCTTGCGCACAAACTGCTCGTCGGCGTCGGCATCTTCGCCGCGCAGGCCGAAGTGGCAGTGCGCCACCGCTACCTGAACCCGGAGGCGATGCAAAATGTCTAACAGCACCACCGAATCGAGTCCGCCGCTGACGGCGACCAGAATGGGGTCGTTTTCGATGGAAAAAAGGTCGTGCTCCTCAATGAAGCGGCGTACGGCATCAAGCATAGTAACAGAAGTATTCAAATAAAAAGCCGGTCATGCCCATCTGGCGTCCGCGTAGCCGAAGCATCTCTGCCGCAGCAGTAAATAATTGAATTGCGCAGTAGAACTGCGGCTGCGCTCAGCATGACCGCCGGGTAACCAAGCTTGCGCGGGCCCCGCAGACACTACACCGCAAAGATGGCCGTTAGCGCGGGCCCCGTCCGTACCTTTGACCACCGAATGTCTTTCTTCCGCTTTTTAGTTCTGCTCTTTGCGCTGGGGCCGCTGCTGGGCCACGCTCAAAACCCGACGGTGGCGCGCCCTGGTGCTGCTAAAGCGCCGGTTGCTCCACCGCGGGCAACCACCGGCACGCCGCCGGCCAAGGGGGCGCCCATCAAGCTGCTCACCTCGGGCCAGTTGGTGGGTGGCGTATTTGATGGGGTGAAGATTCGGAAGCTGATTGGCAACGTCAGCTTTCAGCAGGACGACGTGTTCTTGTATTGCGATTCGGCCTACCAGTACATTGATAACAACCAGGTAGAGGCTTTCAGCAACGTGCGCGTGGTGCAGAGCGACACCATGACCATCACCGGCGACCACGGCTTCTACGACGGCGCCAAGCGCACGGCCCGCATGACCGGCAACGTGGTGATGCGCGACACCCGCATGACCCTCACGGCCCCCTCGCTGGAGTACGACATGAACCGGAAGACGGCCTACTACACCGAAACCGGCCACCTCACCGACCCGCAAAACACCCTCGACAGCCAGGAAGGCTTCTACGACCGCAACTCCAAGGTCTTCCTCTTCAAGCGCAACGTGCACTTGGTGACGCCTGATTCGGAACTGAACAATGACACGCTGCGCTACAACACCGTCACCAAAATTGCCTACTTCAACGGCCCCACGCGCATTAAAGGCAAGCAGGGCAACCTCTACGCCGAGGGCGGCAACTACAACACCATCACGCGCGTCTCAGACTTCAAGAAGAACGCGAAAATCGACACGCCCAACTACCTGCTGGGCGGCGACAACCTGGTGTACGATGAGCTAAAGCTCTACGGCGTAGCCAAGGGGCATGTGTCCCTCACGTCCAAGAAAGACAACCTCGTGTTACGCGGCGACGCCGGCAAATACTGGCGCGCGCTGGGGCGCACCAAGCTTTATGGCGGCCGGCCAGTAGTGCGCAACATCGGCTCTCAGAAAGACACGCTCTACATGGCTGCTGATACGCTCATCAGCATAGAAGCCCGGCCCGGCCAAACCACCAAGCGCACTGTGCTTTACGCGTTTCCGCGGGTGCAGATTTTCCGGGGCAACCTGCAGGGCATCTGCGACTCGCTGACCTACGACCGGCAGGACAGCATCATCTACCTCAACCAAGACCCCGTGCTGTGGCAGGCCAAAAACCAGCTCACCGCCGACTCGATGCAGATTCGCTCGAAGCGCGGCAAGGTGGATGAGATGCGCCTGTATGCCAACGCCTTCGCCGTGAGTCAGGACACGCTCCTGAATTTCAACCAGACCAAGGGGCGCAACATGATTTCGTATTTCCGCGACAACAAAATCCGACGCGTCGATGTGCTGGGCAACGCGGAAAGCATCTTCTACGCCCTCGACGGCGACACCGCTACCACCGGCATGAACCGGGTGCTCTCGGCCAACATGCGGATGCTGTTTGTTGATAGCAAGCTCAACAAAATATCGGTGCTCTCGAACCCCGAGGCTAAGTTTATTCCGCCCCACGAACTCAAGCCCGCCGATGAGCGCCTGAAGAACTTCCGCTGGCGCGCCAAGGAACGGCCCACCCGCCGGCAGGTGTTGGGCAAGCAGTTCGACGACCGGCCCAAAAAGCCCAAGGCCGTTAAGAAGAAAACCAAAACGACTCCCAAAAAAGCCCCCAAGGCCAAGCCCACCCCGAAAAAGACGACGGCCAAGCCCGCAAAGCCGGTGGCCAATGCCGCGCAGCTTCCCGCTGGCCCCGCTGCCAGCCCGGGGGCACCCAAAATTCCGGCCGCGCGGCGCTAGCTGCAACCTTTGGCCGCCGCCGCGCACTCTAGTGGCCGGTGGCCCGGCCCGATTCGGCGCCCCGTTTGCCTTCGCCGGCTCAAATCGTTACCTTTGCACCCCTTATGCCGATTTCCCGCCTCACGGTTCTGTTTCTGCTGGTTAGCACGCTCTTGCTGGGCGCTTGCGCCAGCGGCTACCAAAAATTGCTGAAAAGCACCGACGTCAATAAAAAGTACGCCGCGGCCGTGCAGTACTACGAAAAGGGTGACTTTTTCCGGGCCGGCACGCTGCTCGAAGACCTCATCCCGTTGCTGAAAGGCCGCCCCGAAGCCGAAAAAGCACAGTTCTACTTCGCCAACACCAACTACAAGCAGCGCAACTATGTGCTGAGCGCGTTCTACTTCAAGCAGTTCACTGACACGTATCCAAACTCGGAGTACACCGAAGAAGCCACGTTTCTGAATGCCAAGTCGCTGTTCCTGGACTCGCCCGGCTTTGAACTCGACCAAACCAACACGGTATCGGCCCTCGAATCCATCCAGGATTTCCTGAACCGCTACCCCGACAGCAAGTTCAAGGCCGAAACCGATAACATGGCCCAGGAGCTGCAGAAGAAGCTGGAGAACAAGGCTTTCGAAAGCGCCCGCCTCTATTACCAGCTGCGCTACAACCAGGCAGCCGTGGTGGCCCTCACCAATTTTCAGCTGCAATACCCCGCCTCGGCCTTTGCCGAGCAAGCGGCCTTCCTGCGCCTCACCGCCCAGTATTCGTGGGCCAAGGAAAGCGTGGAGTCCAAGCAGCGTGAGCGGTATCTGGAAGCCGTGAGCTTCTACCAGCAGTTCGTCGATACGTACCCCAAGAGCAAAAACCTCAAAGCCGCGCAGGACATGTACGATTCCAGCCAGGCCGAAATTACCCGTTTGAAAGCCGTGCCCACTGCTGCGGCCAATTAATCTTTTGTTGTTAGTTGCCTGTTGCAGATTTACTTCTGACACCGCACGGGCCTGACAACTGACAACAAATCACTATTAACTAATCTGTGCCCATGAAACCCAATCCCAACGCCGTATCGAGCTCCATCGTAACGCGCAACATCGCCGACATTACCGGCGACAACGGCAATGTGTACGAGGCCATTTCCGTGATTTCGAAGCGCGCCAACCAACTGTCGGTGAAGCTGAAAGAGGAATTGAACGACAAGCTGGCCGAGTTTGCCTCCACGGTCGACAACCTGGAAGAAGTATTCGAAAACCGCGAGCAAATCGAGGTTTCGAAGCAGTACGAGCGCATGCCCAAGCCCACGAGCCTCGCCATTGAGGAGTTTCTGCAGGGTAAAATCTATTACAGCACGCCCGAGCCCGAGGAGGTTCAGATTCCCCGCGAGCTGTTCTAAGACGCGGCTGTAAGTAGCCAATCGAAGAGAACGTCATGCTGAGCGCAGCCGAAGCATCTCGCGTGCAAGAGTAAATAATTACTTCTGCACGCGAGATGCTTCGGCTGCGCTCAGCATGACGTTCTTTTGTCAAAAGCAAATCCTCAATCATGGCCGACCTTACCCCGCCACGCAACGCCCTGCACGGCCGCCGCATTTTGCTGGGCGTGAGCGGCAGCATCGCAGCCTACAAAGCCGCGCCGCTCACCCGCCTGCTGGTGAAGGCGGGGGCCGAAGTGCAGGTCATCCTCACCGAAGCTGCTGCCGCTTTTGTCACGCCGCTCACCTTGGGCACGCTCTCCAAAAAGCCCGTGCTGACCGGCTTTTTGCGCAATGCCGCGGCCGGCGAGTGGCACAACCACGTGGAGCTGGGCCTGTGGGCCGATGCCCTGCTGATTGCGCCCGCCAGCGCCAATACCATCGGCCAGCTGGCCAACGGCCTGTGCCCGAACCTGCTATGCGCGGTGTACTTGTCGGCCCGCTGCCCGGTGTTTCTGGCCCCGGCCATGGATTTGGACATGTACGCCCACCCAGCCGTGACGCAAAACCTAGCCCGGCTGCGCTCCTTCGGTAACCACGTATTTGACTCGCCCAGCGGCGAGCTGGCCAGCGGCCTCAGCGGCCACGGCCGCATGCTAGAGCCGGAAGACATTGTGGAGGAGCTGGAGCAGTTTTTTGAAAAATAGCCCGTCCGTCATGCCAAGCGCAGCCGAGGCATCTCGCTTGTGGTAGTAAATTCTAATGACTGGATTACTTCCCCATGCGAGATGCCTCGGCTGCGCTCGGCATGACGTTCTTTGCAAGGCTTATACTTTTCTCAACCATGCACGTCCTCCTCACCGCCGGCCCCACCTACGAACCGCTCGACCCCGTCCGCTTCCTCGGCAACCGTTCGACGGGAAAAATGGGCTATGCGCTGGCCGAAGCTTTCGCGGCCGAAGGTGCACAAGTGACGCTGGTGAGCGGCCCCAGCCAGCTGGCCGACCCGGCCAATCCGCGGATTCAGACCGTGCGGGTGGAGACGGCGGCCGAGATGTTTGCGGCGGCTTCGGCCGCGGCTGAGGTGGCCGATGTATGGGTATTTGCAGCGGCGGTGGCCGACTACCGGCCGGCGCAGGTAGCAGCCGAAAAGATTAAGAAAGCGGGCGAAACGCTGACGCTGGAGCTGGTGAAAAACGTAGACATTGCCGCCACGCTCGGCCAACAGAAGCGGGCTGAACAATTTGCCGTGGGTTTTGCGTTGGAGACTACGAACGAGCTGGCCCACGCCCAGGACAAGCTGTACCGCAAAAACTTCGACCTGGTGGTGTTGAATTCACTGCGCGACCCGGGCGCCGGGTTCGGCCACGACACCAACAAGGTGACCGTGCTGGATGCGGCCGGCCAAATCGTTAATTTTGAATTACAGTCCAAAGCCGAGGTGGCCCGTGGGCTGGTTAGCCTGATTTTGGCCCGCCGGGCCGCAAAACTTTGATGCTCATGCTGCGAAAGCTTCTCGCCGTCCTGCTTTTGGTTGTTTGCTTGCTGTTGGCTGGCCCTGTTGCCCGCGCGCAGGAGCTGCAGGCCGAGGTGCAGGTAACCACCCAAAACGTTACCATCACCGACCCAACGCTGGTGACGCAGATGCAGAATGAAATCCGCAACCTGCTCAACACCACGGCTTGGACGACGCAAACCTATCGGCCCGACGAGCGCATCAAGGTGCGCATGTTCATCGGCATCACGGCCATCCCGCAAAACGGCACTTACAACGCCACCATGCGCCTGATTTCGACGCGCCCGGTGTACGGCACCGGCTACGAAACCAACGTCATCAGCCTCACCGACCGCAGCTTCAACTTCAACTACTCGCCCCAAAACCCCATCGCCTTCTCGCAAAACAGCTTCACGTCCAATCTGGCGTCGCTGCTGGGGTACTACGCCTACCTGGTGATTGGCATCGACCGCGACACGTTCGGCCGGCTCGGGGGCACGCCGTACTACGAGCTGGCGCGCAACATCGTCAACTACTCGGCCAACCAAACCCTCACCAACGAGCCCGACGAAGGATGGCGCGGCTCGGGCTCGCGCGAGCGACACAACCTGCTCGACAACCTGACCGACCCGCAGCTTGAAGCCTTCCGCCTCGGGTTTTATAACTACTATCGTTTGGGCATGGATTTATTCATCGAAAAGCCCGAAGAAGCCCGCGCTTCGGTGATGACCGCCCTCACGGGCATTCAAAAAGCCGTGGTGACGCGCCCCACCGCGCTGATAACCCGGGCATTTTTCGACGCCAAAGCCGACGAAATTGCCAACATATTCCGCACCAGCCCCGACGCGAGCCAGAAGCAACAATTGGTGGCCATGCTTACGGAGGTAGACCCCGGCAACTCCGCTAAGTATCAAACGGTGCTGCAATAAATTATGAATTATCAATGATGAATTCAGAATTGTTGTACAGGCGATTCTTGAATTCATCATTGATAATTTAAAATTCATAATTAATTATAATGTTAGTCGATTTACGAATTAAAAATTACGCGCTGATTGAGCAGCTGGAGCTGCGTCCGTCGCCGCTGTTGAATATCATTACGGGCGAAACCGGGGCCGGCAAATCCATCATGCTGGGCGCCATTGGCCTGCTGCTGGGTAACCGCGCCGACTCGCGCATGCTGTTCGATACCGAACGCAAGTGCGTGATTGAAGGGCAGTTTGACATCAGCAACTACCAGCTGCAGGACATTTTCGACGCCGAGGATTTGGACTATGACACGCACTGCATTCTGCGGCGCGAAATCAGCCCGAACGGCAAGTCGCGCGCTTTCGTGAACGACACGCCCGTGACGCTGGAAGCCCTGCGGAAAATAGGGGCCAACCTGATGGACATTCACTCGCAGCACGACACGCTGCTGCTGGGCGACGGCGTTTTTCAGCTCAACCTGCTCGATTTGTATGCCGGGCTGGTGCCGCAACGCACCATGTACGGCAGTGCCTTTCGCACCTACCGCAAGCTGGAAGTTGATTTGCAGGCCCTGGAAAGCCAGGCCGCACAGGCCAGCAAGGAGCTGGACTACAACAGTTTCCTGCTGAA
Proteins encoded in this region:
- a CDS encoding phosphopantothenoylcysteine decarboxylase, which codes for MHVLLTAGPTYEPLDPVRFLGNRSTGKMGYALAEAFAAEGAQVTLVSGPSQLADPANPRIQTVRVETAAEMFAAASAAAEVADVWVFAAAVADYRPAQVAAEKIKKAGETLTLELVKNVDIAATLGQQKRAEQFAVGFALETTNELAHAQDKLYRKNFDLVVLNSLRDPGAGFGHDTNKVTVLDAAGQIVNFELQSKAEVARGLVSLILARRAAKL
- the porD gene encoding type IX secretion system protein PorD — translated: MLRKLLAVLLLVVCLLLAGPVARAQELQAEVQVTTQNVTITDPTLVTQMQNEIRNLLNTTAWTTQTYRPDERIKVRMFIGITAIPQNGTYNATMRLISTRPVYGTGYETNVISLTDRSFNFNYSPQNPIAFSQNSFTSNLASLLGYYAYLVIGIDRDTFGRLGGTPYYELARNIVNYSANQTLTNEPDEGWRGSGSRERHNLLDNLTDPQLEAFRLGFYNYYRLGMDLFIEKPEEARASVMTALTGIQKAVVTRPTALITRAFFDAKADEIANIFRTSPDASQKQQLVAMLTEVDPGNSAKYQTVLQ